A single genomic interval of Musa acuminata AAA Group cultivar baxijiao chromosome BXJ3-4, Cavendish_Baxijiao_AAA, whole genome shotgun sequence harbors:
- the LOC135634624 gene encoding transcription termination factor MTERF4, chloroplastic-like: protein MALMNRSPYVSLLSKALAFVPCCRPAEAAIFLATHSYSAASGAPESSLMAEYLVSSCGFHPDQAAKASKLLGRVESRHQPDSVLGLFKSYGFDNTQVKKVISANPRWLLLDVEKTLAPKFRALQDLGFSCSDITHLVRSNNHIISHKSQNILAKIQLWQGLLGSNDLLMKICKRNRWFLGYSIEKTIQPNIEILRDCGITDQKLSMILRQYPVLITQNAETLKALISRVDGMGVPRTSGMFLLILSVLQSISEKNFKAHLEFFKGFGWSEDDFLAAFRKAPTFVRISLKSLQRKMEFLVNEAGCAPSHLALRPDILLCSLEKRLMPRHQIVTGLKSRGVCISNLSMSTYAKYPEKKFVEKFVNRYKEYPELIELYNGVPKNRTALDRGNA from the coding sequence TCCGGCCGAAGCTGCCATTTTTCTCGCAACCCATTCTTATTCCGCCGCCTCCGGTGCTCCAGAGAGCAGCCTTATGGCTGAATACCTGGTCAGCTCCTGTGGCTTCCATCCTGATCAGGCGGCCAAAGCCTCGAAGCTCCTTGGTCGCGTCGAATCCCGCCACCAGCCTGACTCCGTCCTTGGCTTATTTAAAAGCTACGGTTTTGACAACACCCAGGTGAAAAAGGTCATATCTGCAAACCCCCGGTGGCTTCTCCTCGACGTGGAGAAGACCCTGGCCCCAAAGTTCCGAGCTTTGCAGGATCTGGGCTTCTCCTGCTCCGACATCACCCACCTCGTCAGATCGAATAACCACATCATCAGCCACAAATCCCAGAACATCTTGGCCAAGATCCAATTATGGCAAGGCCTCCTCGGGTCCAACGACTTACTGATGAAGATATGCAAGAGAAACAGGTGGTTTCTCGGGTATAGCATCGAGAAGACGATCCAGCCTAACATTGAAATTCTAAGGGATTGCGGGATCACGGATCAGAAGCTCTCAATGATCCTAAGGCAATATCCCGTCCTCATAACCCAGAATGCTGAAACCCTGAAGGCGTTAATCAGTCGTGTCGACGGTATGGGAGTACCTCGCACCTCGGGGATGTTCCTCCTGATCCTGAGTGTGCTCCAGAGCATCTCCGAGAAGAACTTCAAGGCTCACTTGGAGTTCTTCAAGGGCTTCGGGTGGTCCGAGGATGATTTCCTTGCTGCATTCAGAAAGGCTCCTACGTTTGTGCGAATTTCTTTAAAGAGTTTGCAGAGGAAGatggagttcttggtaaatgaaGCCGGATGTGCTCCATCTCATCTTGCACTTCGGCCAGATATTTTGTTGTGCAGTTTGGAGAAAAGGTTGATGCCAAGGCATCAGATTGTGACAGGCCTGAAGTCTAGGGGAGTTTGCATCAGTAACCTTAGTATGTCTACATACGCTAAATATCCAGAGAAGAAATTTGTGGAGAAGTTCGTCAACCGCTACAAGGAGTATCCAGAACTCATTGAGTTGTATAATGGAGTCCCCAAAAACAGAACTGCATTAGATCGTGGAAATGCATAA